One window of the Halobacteriovorax sp. JY17 genome contains the following:
- the alaS gene encoding alanine--tRNA ligase translates to MKSLTSREIREKFLSYFEKHNHLKIKASSVVPQNDPTLLFINSGMAPLKPYFLGKEEPPNKRLCNFQPCIRTKDIDDVGDRHHLTIFEMMGSWSIGDYYKDLACSLAYGLLVDELGFDPKRLYFTVYGGNESLGIEPDNESVEAWKKCGVPADHIVMLGDDNFWGPAGETGPCGPCTEVFFDCGPEYGIEYKPGGHFDDVSRYIEIWNAGVFMELNKKKDGSFIPLPLKSVDTGSGLERLAMVMNGHDSVYETDLMQPLMDISHKLLNSNGSEASMKKARMLTDHIRAAVFILSEGVAPSNEGQGYIPRRLIRKCVAALMAKKVEKIDFSEMVDVIVSMMSDYYPQIKSAKDMISYNLNNEINDFIPTVKTGLELIEKELSENKSSNKIFPGKIAFELVTTHGLPLDVLKSDLSDRGIELDDAEYEKCYEEHRKTSRVISRKGGSADQEQIEALISKLSTTDFVGYETESTTSKVNMLISENEVVESVNEGESFLFTTVKTPFYGESGGQVGDSGIAKNDHAKIEILDTMKIGKIHVHVANVMSGKLTSGEEVELTVDNEVRADIKRNHSATHLLHAALHKVVGKHAVQKGSLVRSDRLRFDFQNQTSVSKDDLDKIEALTNQWIMNNTAGEIDLLDYDAAIEKGAIALFGEKYDSKVRVIAFGENSVELCGGTHVSRTGDIGLMLITGESSVAKGIRRIEAVTGREAYKLLQERNNILRKTSELLSVKPNEFETKIQELKKKSSVKKEAPKKVSASEAKFENESKIEISGEKFFVAQMNADAQVLKDLGDQLLAKGEYKIICLAGNDGKTIRAFSWVGDGLNKKVKAGDLLKELLKPVDGKGGGKPHFAQGGSPDVAGMDKIFSNIAEVESFLKGKL, encoded by the coding sequence ATGAAAAGTCTTACTTCTAGAGAGATCAGAGAAAAATTCCTCTCTTACTTTGAAAAACATAACCATTTAAAAATTAAAGCATCATCTGTTGTACCACAGAACGATCCGACTCTTCTCTTTATCAACTCGGGAATGGCACCTCTAAAGCCATACTTTCTTGGAAAAGAAGAGCCACCTAATAAGAGATTATGTAATTTTCAACCGTGTATTAGAACGAAAGATATTGATGATGTAGGGGACAGACACCATCTCACAATTTTTGAAATGATGGGATCGTGGTCTATTGGAGACTACTACAAAGACCTCGCCTGTTCACTTGCTTATGGATTATTAGTCGATGAATTAGGGTTTGACCCTAAGAGATTATACTTCACTGTCTATGGTGGAAATGAAAGTTTAGGAATTGAACCAGATAACGAATCAGTTGAAGCATGGAAGAAGTGTGGGGTTCCGGCCGATCATATCGTGATGCTTGGTGATGATAATTTCTGGGGACCTGCCGGAGAGACTGGGCCATGTGGTCCATGTACGGAAGTCTTCTTTGATTGTGGACCAGAGTATGGAATTGAGTATAAGCCAGGTGGGCACTTTGATGATGTTTCAAGATATATAGAAATTTGGAACGCAGGTGTTTTCATGGAGCTTAATAAGAAGAAAGATGGAAGTTTCATTCCTCTTCCTCTTAAGTCTGTTGATACAGGTTCTGGGTTAGAGAGACTTGCGATGGTGATGAATGGTCACGACTCAGTTTATGAGACTGACCTTATGCAACCATTAATGGATATTTCGCATAAACTTTTAAATTCTAATGGAAGCGAAGCTTCGATGAAGAAAGCGAGAATGCTAACGGATCATATTCGTGCAGCAGTTTTCATTTTAAGTGAAGGCGTTGCCCCATCTAATGAAGGTCAGGGTTATATCCCAAGACGATTAATTAGAAAGTGTGTCGCTGCTCTCATGGCAAAGAAAGTGGAGAAGATTGATTTCTCTGAAATGGTCGATGTGATTGTTTCGATGATGAGTGATTACTACCCACAAATTAAATCTGCAAAAGATATGATTTCTTATAACTTAAATAATGAAATTAATGACTTCATTCCTACTGTAAAAACAGGTTTAGAGTTAATTGAAAAAGAATTATCAGAAAATAAATCTTCAAATAAAATTTTTCCTGGAAAGATTGCATTTGAACTCGTAACAACTCACGGTCTTCCACTTGATGTTTTAAAGTCTGACCTATCAGACAGAGGAATTGAATTAGACGACGCTGAGTACGAAAAGTGCTATGAAGAACATAGAAAGACTTCCAGAGTTATTTCAAGAAAAGGTGGTTCTGCAGATCAAGAACAAATCGAAGCTCTAATCTCAAAACTTTCAACTACTGACTTCGTTGGATATGAAACAGAGAGTACGACCTCAAAAGTAAATATGCTAATTAGTGAGAATGAAGTTGTCGAATCTGTGAATGAAGGTGAGAGCTTTCTCTTTACAACTGTGAAGACTCCTTTCTATGGAGAGTCGGGTGGGCAAGTTGGAGATTCTGGAATCGCCAAGAATGATCACGCAAAAATTGAAATACTCGATACAATGAAAATTGGAAAGATCCACGTTCATGTAGCTAACGTTATGTCAGGTAAGTTAACTTCAGGTGAAGAAGTTGAATTAACTGTTGATAATGAAGTTCGTGCAGATATTAAGAGAAATCACTCTGCGACTCACTTACTTCACGCGGCCCTTCACAAAGTGGTTGGAAAGCACGCTGTCCAAAAAGGGTCACTAGTTAGATCTGATAGACTTCGTTTTGACTTTCAAAATCAGACATCTGTTTCTAAAGACGATTTAGATAAGATCGAAGCTCTTACTAATCAATGGATTATGAATAATACGGCGGGGGAAATTGATCTTCTCGATTATGACGCTGCTATTGAAAAAGGAGCTATCGCTCTCTTTGGTGAGAAGTATGATTCAAAAGTTAGGGTCATCGCATTTGGCGAGAACTCAGTAGAACTTTGTGGAGGAACTCACGTTTCTAGGACAGGTGATATTGGACTCATGCTTATAACGGGAGAATCTTCTGTTGCAAAAGGGATTAGAAGAATTGAAGCTGTGACAGGTAGAGAAGCTTATAAACTTTTACAAGAAAGAAATAATATTCTTAGAAAGACAAGTGAACTTCTAAGCGTTAAGCCAAATGAGTTTGAAACAAAAATTCAAGAGTTAAAAAAGAAGTCATCGGTGAAAAAAGAAGCACCTAAGAAAGTTTCAGCTAGTGAAGCAAAGTTTGAAAATGAAAGTAAGATTGAAATTTCAGGAGAGAAATTCTTTGTTGCTCAAATGAATGCTGATGCCCAAGTTTTAAAAGACCTTGGAGACCAGCTTTTAGCAAAGGGTGAGTATAAGATTATTTGCCTCGCAGGAAATGATGGGAAGACTATTAGAGCTTTTTCTTGGGTTGGCGATGGTCTAAATAAGAAAGTTAAAGCGGGAGATCTCTTAAAAGAACTCTTGAAACCAGTTGATGGAAAGGGCGGAGGAAAGCCTCACTTTGCTCAAGGTGGCTCACCGGATGTTGCAGGAATGGATAAGATTTTTTCAAATATTGCAGAGGTAGAGAGTTTTCTAAAAGGAAAATTATAA
- the hisS gene encoding histidine--tRNA ligase has product MALNKKPYKGTRDFFPADKRVQDYIFNKMKSSAEAFSFEAYEGPMLEEVALYKAKSGEELINEQIYSFEDRGERFVAIRPEMTPTVARMVAQVHREIPKPIKWYSIPNLMRYEKPQRGRLREHWQLNCDIFGEVGRSGEIEILQLITHLFESFGANSEHFEILINDREIVNIVFNDLMKIDEETSYKLYKIVDKAKKVKPEGLQKMISELSLTQEAEDIFKTYLAIKNFDELFSFLEKSGFSDKGAGFKELSDIATAIGLKDYLVYDPTIVRGLDYYTGIVFEVFDKNPENRRALCGGGAYANLLQIFNENPVPGVGFGLGDVTLTDFLTTHKLLPDLSKNDVDIYLTFQSESALAKNFELSAKVREFGFKSLNSLEPVKFKKVFSNGEKFGAKFASILGEKELEEGFFQVKNLETKESFDIKFTELEKLREILKA; this is encoded by the coding sequence ATGGCACTGAATAAGAAACCATATAAAGGGACTAGAGATTTTTTTCCTGCTGATAAGAGAGTTCAGGATTATATCTTTAATAAAATGAAATCTAGTGCTGAAGCTTTTTCTTTTGAAGCTTATGAAGGGCCAATGCTTGAAGAGGTCGCCCTTTACAAAGCGAAGTCTGGGGAAGAGCTAATTAACGAGCAGATTTACTCTTTTGAAGACCGAGGAGAGCGTTTCGTCGCAATTAGACCTGAGATGACTCCAACGGTTGCGAGAATGGTTGCTCAAGTACACCGAGAGATTCCTAAACCTATTAAATGGTATTCTATTCCAAATCTCATGCGCTATGAAAAGCCGCAAAGAGGGAGACTCAGAGAACACTGGCAACTCAATTGTGATATCTTTGGAGAGGTTGGTAGAAGTGGGGAAATTGAAATTCTTCAATTAATTACGCACTTATTTGAAAGCTTTGGAGCAAACTCAGAGCATTTTGAAATTCTCATCAATGATAGAGAGATAGTTAATATCGTCTTCAATGACTTAATGAAAATTGATGAAGAGACTTCCTATAAACTTTATAAAATAGTGGATAAAGCAAAGAAAGTGAAGCCAGAAGGCCTTCAGAAAATGATTTCAGAGTTGTCTCTTACTCAAGAGGCCGAAGATATTTTTAAGACGTATCTTGCGATTAAAAACTTTGATGAGCTCTTTTCATTCTTAGAGAAGTCTGGTTTTTCCGATAAAGGAGCAGGCTTTAAAGAGCTTTCTGATATCGCAACAGCTATTGGACTTAAAGATTACTTAGTCTATGACCCAACAATCGTTAGAGGTCTTGACTACTATACTGGAATAGTTTTTGAAGTCTTCGATAAGAACCCTGAAAATAGACGAGCACTGTGTGGAGGAGGGGCCTACGCAAACCTTCTTCAAATTTTTAATGAGAATCCAGTTCCTGGGGTTGGATTTGGACTTGGCGATGTGACTCTTACTGACTTCTTAACAACACACAAGCTTCTTCCTGACCTTTCAAAGAACGATGTAGATATTTATCTTACTTTTCAGTCAGAGAGTGCTCTTGCTAAGAATTTTGAGCTATCAGCTAAGGTTAGAGAGTTTGGTTTTAAATCTTTAAATTCTCTTGAGCCAGTTAAATTTAAGAAGGTTTTTTCTAACGGCGAAAAATTTGGAGCGAAATTTGCTTCAATTCTTGGAGAAAAAGAATTAGAAGAAGGATTCTTCCAAGTGAAAAACCTTGAGACAAAGGAATCTTTTGATATCAAGTTTACGGAGCTAGAGAAGTTAAGAGAAATTTTAAAAGCTTAG
- a CDS encoding alpha/beta hydrolase: MNKYLTIFFLLFLVSCASSNKLSFDSELSEFKYPHAVETFEFSSQRQDLKMRYMDIGKENKKTVILLHGKNFSGYYFEKIMNELETKGYRVIVPDQIGFGKSTKPEHYQYSFAQLARNTHALLRSLNIEKYTVVGHSMGGMLAVHMSTMFKLEVQKLVLVNPIGLETYLDLVEFKDPEFFYGNEKKKTVEMFRNYQKKNYYDGAWDESYEELLTPFKGWRNGSDWELVAWNNALTYSPIFSDDIVEKFSKVKAPIVLINGTRDTTGPGRGWKRPGVTKTMGDYKKLGKAIKKKNKKVQLIELNGLGHMPQFEDYERFSKVFYPLF; the protein is encoded by the coding sequence ATGAATAAGTACCTAACCATTTTCTTTTTACTTTTTCTCGTTTCATGTGCGAGTTCAAATAAACTATCTTTCGATAGCGAGCTATCAGAATTTAAATACCCTCACGCAGTTGAAACATTTGAATTTTCTTCACAGAGACAAGATTTGAAAATGAGGTATATGGATATTGGTAAAGAGAATAAGAAAACTGTGATTCTTCTTCATGGAAAGAATTTCTCTGGATATTACTTTGAGAAAATAATGAACGAACTTGAGACTAAGGGTTATAGAGTAATTGTTCCAGATCAAATTGGATTTGGAAAAAGTACAAAACCAGAACACTACCAATATTCCTTTGCTCAACTTGCAAGAAATACTCATGCACTCTTAAGGAGTTTGAATATTGAAAAATATACGGTTGTGGGTCACTCCATGGGAGGAATGCTTGCGGTTCATATGTCTACGATGTTTAAACTAGAAGTTCAAAAGCTTGTTTTAGTTAATCCGATTGGGCTTGAGACTTACTTAGATCTTGTTGAATTTAAAGATCCAGAGTTCTTCTATGGAAATGAGAAGAAGAAAACAGTTGAGATGTTTAGAAATTATCAGAAAAAGAATTACTACGATGGTGCTTGGGATGAAAGCTATGAAGAGCTACTTACTCCATTTAAAGGGTGGAGAAATGGAAGTGATTGGGAGCTAGTTGCTTGGAATAATGCTCTAACATATTCACCAATTTTCTCTGACGATATAGTTGAGAAGTTTTCAAAAGTTAAGGCGCCGATCGTCTTAATCAATGGAACAAGAGATACCACTGGGCCAGGTAGAGGGTGGAAGCGTCCAGGTGTTACAAAGACTATGGGTGATTATAAGAAATTAGGGAAGGCCATTAAAAAGAAGAATAAGAAAGTCCAGCTCATAGAGCTGAACGGATTAGGGCATATGCCTCAATTTGAAGATTATGAGAGATTTTCAAAAGTATTCTATCCTCTCTTCTAA
- a CDS encoding META domain-containing protein, giving the protein MKTILFITSIFLFSCATIKEAKNQNILGKWKVTNIQNVEIPKEVDSHFNFQMEDKLGGNSSCNNYFATYKVKGSEVMISQSGSTKKLCFGKLNNYEFLFFQSLPLVHRFETERNHLTLFSKEGKVLFKATRD; this is encoded by the coding sequence ATGAAAACTATTCTATTTATTACTTCAATTTTTCTATTCTCATGTGCAACGATCAAGGAAGCAAAGAATCAAAATATTTTAGGCAAGTGGAAAGTTACTAATATTCAAAATGTAGAAATTCCTAAAGAAGTAGATTCCCATTTCAATTTTCAAATGGAAGATAAGCTTGGAGGTAACTCAAGCTGTAATAATTACTTTGCAACCTACAAAGTGAAAGGAAGTGAAGTCATGATTTCACAGTCTGGCTCAACGAAGAAACTCTGTTTTGGAAAATTAAATAATTATGAATTCTTATTCTTTCAATCTCTTCCACTTGTTCATCGCTTTGAGACAGAGAGAAACCACCTCACCCTCTTTAGTAAAGAAGGTAAGGTTCTCTTTAAAGCAACAAGGGATTAG
- a CDS encoding helix-turn-helix domain-containing protein, translating into MSKNVPYSTFKTSTYSDKEKIEAYKESMGVVFDTNTDQTNKDLFEAQIHSFLLSEIMLIDCTTLDQYFERTKSKIANDGLDHILIQMFIEGDTTRELNNDHFNCSPGSLIVIDTSRPWKAFNRKFRNLTLVIPRRLLREKVPNEDILHGKILDTKLNPFASLLQSHMLSLQANISKITNDSAHSIVSPSVDMVCAAISYNPNEVTDSYAPSKNVALIFKIKNYIEDNLGNSNLSIPLILVEFNLTKSTLYRLFPTQNGGIMSYVKERRLIKAFRTLSMKNGGNKTISQISYESGFESESSFSRAFKKFFNQLPRDVLRGEHQSIKFDVSSPDRVWENWFKAL; encoded by the coding sequence TTGTCCAAGAATGTTCCCTATTCTACTTTTAAGACTTCTACCTACTCAGACAAAGAGAAGATAGAAGCTTATAAAGAAAGCATGGGCGTTGTCTTTGACACAAATACAGATCAAACAAATAAAGACCTCTTTGAAGCTCAAATTCACAGCTTTCTTCTAAGTGAAATTATGCTCATCGATTGCACAACGCTAGACCAATATTTTGAGAGAACAAAATCTAAAATTGCCAATGATGGTCTTGATCATATTCTCATTCAAATGTTTATAGAAGGAGATACAACGAGAGAGTTAAATAACGATCACTTTAACTGTAGTCCAGGATCACTAATTGTTATAGATACTTCCAGACCATGGAAGGCCTTTAATAGGAAATTTAGAAATCTAACGTTAGTAATTCCTAGAAGACTCTTAAGAGAAAAGGTTCCAAATGAAGATATTCTTCATGGAAAAATCTTGGATACTAAGCTCAATCCATTTGCTTCCTTACTTCAGTCTCATATGCTCTCTCTTCAGGCTAATATAAGTAAAATTACAAATGACTCTGCCCACTCAATAGTTAGCCCTAGCGTGGACATGGTTTGTGCAGCAATTTCTTATAATCCAAATGAAGTCACAGACAGCTATGCTCCTAGTAAGAATGTCGCTCTCATTTTTAAAATTAAAAATTATATTGAGGACAATCTAGGAAATTCAAACCTAAGTATTCCTTTGATACTTGTTGAGTTTAATCTTACAAAGTCTACTCTTTATAGGTTATTTCCTACACAGAATGGTGGGATAATGAGCTATGTAAAAGAGAGAAGACTCATAAAAGCTTTTAGAACTCTCTCCATGAAAAATGGAGGAAATAAAACTATTTCTCAAATTTCTTACGAATCAGGATTTGAAAGTGAATCTAGTTTTTCAAGGGCCTTTAAGAAATTCTTCAATCAACTTCCTCGAGATGTTCTAAGGGGTGAACATCAATCAATTAAATTCGATGTCTCTTCTCCAGATAGAGTATGGGAAAATTGGTTTAAAGCACTTTAG
- the msrA gene encoding peptide-methionine (S)-S-oxide reductase MsrA — translation MSDANRDYVILAGGCFWGMEQLFQKFEGVIDTDVGYTGGKLINPTYKDVKTGETDHAEAIKITFDTDRTNLKNILHFFFKVHDPTTVNRQGNDVGTQYRSAIFVRNNEQRITSEEVIKEVEELERFKGSVQTNLEDEREFYLAEDFHQDYLLKNPMGYTCHFVRK, via the coding sequence ATGAGTGATGCAAATAGAGATTACGTAATTTTGGCCGGAGGATGCTTTTGGGGGATGGAGCAACTTTTTCAAAAATTCGAAGGTGTCATTGATACGGATGTTGGTTATACGGGCGGAAAGCTAATAAATCCAACATACAAAGACGTTAAAACTGGTGAAACAGATCATGCTGAGGCAATAAAAATTACCTTTGATACAGATAGAACTAATTTAAAGAATATACTCCACTTCTTTTTCAAAGTTCACGACCCGACAACAGTTAATAGGCAAGGAAATGATGTAGGAACTCAATACCGTTCAGCAATTTTTGTTCGTAATAATGAGCAACGCATTACTTCAGAAGAAGTGATTAAAGAAGTTGAAGAACTAGAAAGATTTAAAGGATCAGTTCAAACAAACCTAGAAGATGAACGTGAGTTCTATTTGGCAGAAGACTTTCATCAAGATTATCTCTTGAAGAACCCAATGGGTTATACTTGTCATTTTGTAAGAAAATAA